In a genomic window of Sarcophilus harrisii chromosome 4, mSarHar1.11, whole genome shotgun sequence:
- the LOC100919948 gene encoding protein S100-A12, with amino-acid sequence MESCTLKDCLKIIIDTFHQYSGQGGDPDALNKKEMKQLLTKEMPHFIKNSKDLQCVPHLFQELDTNQDHDINFKEYAVMIARLAMASHEKMHENAPDKDHHSHGPGLEGK; translated from the exons ATGGAATCTTGTACATTGAAAGATTGCCTGAAAATCATCATTGATACCTTCCACCAATATTCAGGCCAGGGTGGTGACCCAGATGCTctgaataagaaagaaatgaagcagCTGTTGACCAAAGAGATGCCACATTTCATTAAG AACTCCAAGGACCTGCAATGTGTCCCACACCTCTTTCAGGAGCTAGATACAAATCAAGACCATGATATTAACTTCAAGGAGTATGCTGTGATGATAGCACGCCTGGCCATGGCCTCTCATGAAAAGATGCATGAGAATGCACCAGACAAGGATCATCACAGCCACGGGCCTGGCCTGGAGGGAAAGTAA
- the LOC105750368 gene encoding LOW QUALITY PROTEIN: protein S100-A12 (The sequence of the model RefSeq protein was modified relative to this genomic sequence to represent the inferred CDS: deleted 1 base in 1 codon), giving the protein MLEITDQAFRRFVKMTDLENSCETIVNIFHQYSVRTDDFDTLSFNEFNRLVKEQFPNWLGRVNDPEFITNTFRSVDKNKDKQVDFGEFVNLLIPLIKATHIIFMRDIITTERIENLPIHPSLSSLDEASLQTNQNLNA; this is encoded by the exons ATGTTGGAAATCACTGATCAG gCTTTTAGAAGATTTGTGAAGATGACTGATCTGGAAAATTCTTGTGAAACGATAGTTAATATATTCCACCAGTACTCTGTGAGGACAGATGATTTTGACACACTTTCCTTTAATGAGTTCAATAGGCTTGTGAAGGAGCAATTTCCCAACTGGCTTGGG agagtaaATGATCCAGAATTTATCACAAACACCTTCCGAAGTGtggataaaaataaagacaaacaagTCGACTTTGGGGAGTTCGTGAACTTGTTGATCCCTCTGATAAAAGCTACTCAT ATCATCTTCATGAGAGACATCATAACCACTGAGAGAATTGAGAATCTGCCcatccatccctctctctcttctctagatGAAGCCTCTCTTCAAACCAACCAAAATTTGAATGCATGA